The Sesamum indicum cultivar Zhongzhi No. 13 linkage group LG2, S_indicum_v1.0, whole genome shotgun sequence genome contains a region encoding:
- the LOC105177756 gene encoding E3 ubiquitin-protein ligase ATL15-like, translating into MRALANFLSCSHKTLSILFHEVLPEFIRLLILALCVLWNYYNVVRTNYKYVSMINEKSPKFSYRKGARPELSECSICLSEFAEGEEGREVVECKHAFHRRCLETWLRGCYMATCPLCRSLVVPEVVVAEHRQMKMQLENCAVEKELALILLNALHVRGSCSYGFF; encoded by the coding sequence ATGAGAGCTCTAGCAAATTTTCTCTCTTGCTCTCACAAAACTCTGTCTATTCTTTTTCATGAAGTCCTCCCGGAATTCATCCGGCTGCTCATCTTAGCCCTCTGCGTTCTCTGGAACTACTACAACGTCGTCAGGACGAATTACAAGTACGTGTCGATGATCAATGAGAAGAGCCCAAAATTCTCTTACAGGAAAGGGGCGAGGCCGGAGCTGTCCGAATGCAGCATATGTTTGTCGGAGTTTGCAGAAGGGGAAGAGGGGAGGGAGGTTGTGGAGTGCAAGCATGCATTTCACAGACGCTGCTTGGAGACATGGCTGCGAGGGTGCTACATGGCTACGTGCCCGTTGTGCAGGAGCTTGGTGGTGCCGGAGGTGGTTGTGGCGGAGCATCGACAGATGAAGATGCAGTTGGAGAATTGTGCGGTTGAGAAAGAGTTGGCCCTCATCTTATTGAATGCTTTGCATGTACGTGGAAGTTGTAGTTATGGTTTCTTTTAG